DNA sequence from the Candidatus Palauibacter polyketidifaciens genome:
CCGCGAGGGAGGCCGGACGGTGGGCGCCGGGGTCGTCACCGCCATCCACGACTAGCGGAAAGCCCCGGAAAACGAGACGGCGCACAGATATGGCGCAGAAGATACGGATTCGGCTGAAGGCCTTCGATCCAGCGGTGATCGACCAGACGGCGGCGGACATCGTTCGGACGGCGCAGAAGACCGGTGCGTCCGTCAGCGGGCCGATCCCGCTCCCGACGCGCCGTCAGCTGTTCACGGTCCTGCGGAGCCCGCATGTGGACAAGAAGTCGCGGGAACAGTTCGAACTGAAGACGCACAAGCGGCTCATCGATATCCATGACTCCCGTCCGCAGACGATCGACGCGCTGACGAAGCTGGATCTCGCGGCCGGCGTCGATGTGGAAATCAAAGTCGAGTAGCGAGATGCCCGGGTTGATCGGCCGCAAAATCGGCATGACGCAGATCTTCGACGACGACGGGAAGGCCGTCGGCGTCACGGTGCTGGAAGTCGGACCCTGTCCGGTCGTCCAGATCAAGACCGCCGAGCGCGACGGATACGATGCCGTGCAGCTGGGCTTCGGTCGCGTGAAGGAAGGGCGCGTGCGAAAGCCGACGGCGGGCCACGCCGCGCGCGCCGGACTCGACTACGTACCGCGCGTCCTCGCGGAGTTCGACTTCGAAGGCGAGGAGTTCGAGCTGGGCCAGGAGCTCACGGTCGGCATGTTCGAT
Encoded proteins:
- the rpsJ gene encoding 30S ribosomal protein S10; this translates as MAQKIRIRLKAFDPAVIDQTAADIVRTAQKTGASVSGPIPLPTRRQLFTVLRSPHVDKKSREQFELKTHKRLIDIHDSRPQTIDALTKLDLAAGVDVEIKVE